The Salinirubellus salinus genome segment ACTCGGCCACGAGCACCCGGTCGCCTCGCTCGCCAACCTCGGCGCGCTCGGCCTGCGTGACCGTGCCGAGCGGAGCGACCGACCCGTCCCCGCCGACGACGGGATGCGCGTGATAGAGCGTGCGGTGGACCGGGAACTCGTGGACGGAGACGACGGGACCGAGCCGTGGTTCCTGTTCGTCGACGCGATGGACGCCCACGCCCCACACCGGCGCCTCGGCCTGCCGGAGTTCACAGACCTCGCGGTCCCGGACGGCTGGTCGTACACGGAGTCCGACGCACCCGCGTACCTCCAGCACCCCGACCAGTACGCCGCGGACGTGGACCACCTCCGGGCCTGCTACGACGCCTCGGTCCGCTACCTCGACCGTCGGGTCGCGGCGCTGGCCGAGCGGCTCGTCACCGCGAGCGACCGCCCCACCACCGTCGTCGTCACGGCCGCCCACGGCGAACACCTCCTGTATCCGGGCGACGAGGGGCGACTCGGCCACGTCGGCAGCCTCGGCGAGGGACTCCTCCGGGTCCCGCTCCTCGTCGTGAACCCACCGGCGGGCTACCCCGACCGCGTCGCGGCACCCGTCTCACACCTCGCGCTCCCCGACCTGCTCGTCGGCCTCGCCGGGAGCGAGACGCCGGACGTGACCGCCGACCGCACGGTCGCGGAGGTGGTCGGTCCCGCCCCCGGCAGTGAGGGCCTCGACGGGGTCCCACCGGGCGAGTGGGACCGGGCCATCCGGTGTGCCGTCGACGGCACCGCGAAGTTCTGCTGGGACTCGCTGGGCAATCGCCGGCGCTACGAGGTGACCGGCCCGAACGACCAGTCCGACCCCGAGGTGGCCCCACCGCCGGACTGGGGACGCGACCGGTTCCGCGAGGACGAGGAGTCGGTCGCCGCGTTCCGCGAGCGGGTCGAGTCCGGGGCAGGTCCCGAGCCGCCGTGCTAGAGACGCCCACCCATTTTAATTCCACTAGGATGGGGGATGCCTGAAGATACGCTAATGGATATTAACATTATAATTCATAAGGGTTTTGTACTGGCTCCCGAGACGTGGAGACGCACACAGGAGCGGGTCGCCAGCACGGCGCGCCGCTCAGGACTACCACAACAATGGGACACGACAACGACGGCGTGGACAAGGTCGCGAGCCGAGTCCACAACACGGACCCGATGATTCGAGACGTCGACAACCAGGCGGCCCGCGAGTTCCGCCAGAAACTGGACGAGCAGGACTTCGTCTTCGCTCCCGGTATCTACCACGCGCTCGACGCCCGGCTGGCCGAGATGGCCGGCCTGGACGCCGCGTACATGTCGGGCTACTCGACGGTGCTGGGCCAGTTCGGCTTCCCGGACCTCGAGATGGTCACGATGACCGAGATGGTCGAGAACGCGAAGCGCATCGTCGAGGCGACGAACCTGCCGGTCGTCGCCGACTGTGACACCGGCTACGGTGGCATCCACAACGTCCGCCGCGCCGTGCGCGAGTACGAGAAGGCCGGCGTCGCCGCCGTCCACATCGAGGACCAGACGACCCCGAAGCGCTGTGGCCACATCGCGGGCAAGCAGATTGTCTCGCGTGAAGACGCGAAGGCCCGCTTCAGCGCGGCCGTCGACGCCAAGCAGGACGAGGACACCTTCATCATCGCCCGCACCGACGCCTACGGCTCGGCCAACGGCGACTGGGAGGAGCACCTCGAGCGCGGCCGCATCTACGCCGACGCCGGCGTCGACATGGTCTGGCCCGAGATGCCCGACCCGTCCCGTCAGGACGCGGTCAACTACGCGGAGACCATCCACGAGACCCACCCGGACCTGAAGCTGGCGTTCAACTACTCCAGTTCGTTCGCGTGGAGCCAGGAGGACGACCCGCTCACGTTCCAGGAGCTCGGCGACCTCGGCTACGAGTACATCTTCATCACGCTGTTCGCGCTCCACTCGGGCGCGCACTCGGTCTACGAGGACTTCAAGAAGCTCGCCGAGGGCGACGAGGAAGGCCAGTTCGACCTCGAGCAGCGCTACCTCGGCCACGAGACCGAGAGCCACCACGAGCTCTCGTTCGTCTCGCGGTTCCAGGACATCGAGGCGCAGTTCGACCCCGCCGCCAAGGAGCGGATGGAGAAGTCCGCTGGCTTCTCCGAGGACGAGTCGGACCCGATCTCGAGCCAGAACGACGACGACTAATCACGAAAGTTTTGCTGTCGGGTTCGCACCTGCGGCGCGAACCACTCCAGCGGAACTTTCGATTCAAAAGGCGCCGCTCGGGCCTCCGGCCCTCGCGGCGGGTGGGTGCGCTCGACCGCACCGCGACCGCCCCGCACGGCCTCGACCGTGTGACATTCTTTCACGGACACGGCCCGCGAGCGGCGCTCTTTCGTGTGAATCGTCGATAGCGTTATACGAATCCACGGCACAGTCCGACTGTGTCTAGTACGAACGCTCCCATCCACGTCCTCTACGTGGACGACGACCCTGCACTCGTCGACCTCGTCGGCGAGTACCTGGAGCGTGAGGTAGAGCGCCTCGAGGTCGACACCGCCACCGACGTCGACGAGGCGCTCGAGCGGTTCCACGACCCGGACGAGCAGATCGACTGCATAGTCTCGGACCACGAGATGTCCGGGATGGACGGACTCGCCTTCCTCCGTGCGGTCCGCGAGACGGACCCACACCTCCCCTTCCTCATCTACACCGGTCGCGGCTCCGAGGAGGTGGCCCAGGAGGCCATCTCGCAGGGCGTGACCGACTACATGCAGAAGGCCCGCGGGATGGCCCAGTACGCCGTCCTCGCCAACCGCATCGTCCAGGCCGTCGAAAAGTACCGCGCCGAACGCGACACCCGACGGCGGCTCCTCGCGCTCGAGACGGCGTGGCAGGGCATCTGTATCGTCGACCGAGGCGGCGAGGTGGAGTACGCCAACAGCGCCTTCCTCGACCTCTACGGCTACCGCGAGGACCAGTTGCTCGGGCGCCCGTGGGAGGAACTCTACCCGGCCGCTGAGGCCGAACGCCTCCGCGAGGAGGTGCTCCCGCGCCTGCAGGACACCGGCGGGTGGGCCGGCGAGAGCGTCGGCCTCCACGAGACCGGCGAGACGTTCCCCCAGACGATGTCGGTCGCCGAACTTCCGGACGGCGGGTTCGTCGCCGCGGCAGACCACCTCGACCGTACCCGCGAGGACGGGCGGGCGACGCTGGGGGAAGAGGCCGAGGACTGACGCCGCCAAAGTTTTTCGCACGGGTTCACGCCTGTGGCGCGAACCGCTCGCGAAGAACTCTGGATTCAAAAGCGCGCCTCGCTGCGCTCGGCGCGGGGGGGCGAGCTATTTTCCCGCACAGCCCCGCCAGCCGCAGTTCTCTCGTGGCTGTCTCAGGTACCAGTAGTGGCTCGGCGCTCGGCGTGCGGCCGACCGCAGAGGCCGTGCGAGACGGCCACACGCCGCGGAACGAACGACCCACAAGGGTTTAATCGGTCGCCTCGAACCTTGCCGTATGCCCGACTGTCCACTCGCGGACCAGTGCCCCAGTTTCTCGGAGCGGATCGAGGGGATGGGGTGCATGCACTACGGCGACCGGGGGGGCGCCGAGTGGTGCCAGCACTACAATCAGCCGATCCGGGACCTGAAGCAGCAGCCAGTGACCCCCGGTGAGGAGGTCGTCGTCGAGGTGACCGACATCCACGAGAGCGGCGCTGGCGTCGGCCGAACCGAGGACGGGTTCATCGTGATGGTCGACGGCCTGCTGCCGGAGGCCCGCGCGAAGGTCCGCATCACCCGCGTCCACTCGAACCACGCGACCGGCGAGGAGGTCGAGCGCCTCCCGCTCGACCCCGAGGAGGACGAAGAGGGCGTCGAGCCGGTCGAGCCGGACGACGAGGCGGAGAGCGACGACGACGCGGCCGAGGCGGACGCGGACGGCGAGACGGACGAAGACGAGGAGGAGGAGCGCCAGCGACCACGACACTCGCGGCGCGAGCGACTGGGCAGTCGCGACAACTTCTGGGGCAACTGAGCCGCTCGGCGGGGCGGTGGGTTTTTCGCTTCGAGTTCCGAACGAGTAGGTGTGAGCGGAAGCCCCACCACGGGTGAGTCGCCGTGAGCGAGCGACTGGACCCGGACCCGTTGCTCGACCGCATCGGCTTCGACCCGGAGACGAGCGTGCTCACCCGGCGGCAGGCGGAGGTGCTGGCGCTGCGTGAACAGGGCCACGCACAGGCCCAGATAGCCGACCGGCTCGGCACCTCGCGGGCGAACATCTCCTCCATCGAGGCCAGCGCGCGCGAGAACGTCCGGAAGGCGCGCGAGACCGTGGCGTTCGCCGAGGCGCTCCGGGCACCCGTCCGCCTCGCCGTCGAACGCGGGACCGACCTCTACGACGTCCCCCGGATGGTGTACGAGGCCTGCGACGACGCCGGCGTGAAGGTCAACCGCACCGCGCCCGAGCTGATGAAACTGGTGAGCGACGAGGCGGGCGACGCCGTCCAGGGGCGGAAGGTCCAGCGCTCCATTACCGTCGGGGTCACGAGCGAGGGGCACGTCCAGGTCCGGCCGACCGGCGGCCGACTGGACCAGTAGCCACGGGGACGAGGGCTTTTGACGCACGCCCGAGAGTCGTCGGTATGGACCTCGGACTCGACGGCGACGCGGCACTGGTGACGGCGGGTAGCTCCGGCCTCGGCCTCGCCTCGGCCGAAGCATTCGCGACGGCGGGCGCGGACGTGGCCGTCTGCGGACGGACCCCCGAGCACCTCGAGTCGGCCCGCGAGTCGCTTGAGTCGCTCGGCGACGGCGACGTGCTCGCGGTGGAGGCGGACATCACCGACCGCGAGCAGGTGGAGGCGTTCGTCGACGAGACGGTCGACGCGTTCGACGGCCTCGACCACGTGGTGACGAGTGCCGGCGGCCCCCGCTCCGGGCCGTTCCTCGACATGGACGACGAGGACTTCTACCACGCCTACGACCTGCTGGTGATGAGCGTGGTCTGGACGACGCGGGCGGCCCACCCCCACCTCGCGGCGGGCGACGACGCGGGGAGCGTCGTGAACATCACCTCGCGCTCGGTGCAGGAGGTCATCGACGGCCTCGTGCTCTCGAACTCCGTGCGGCGGGCGGTGATCGGCCTGATGAAGACGCAGGCCGACGAGTTCGCTCCGGACGTGCGGGTGAACGCCGTCCTGCCGGGCGCCCACGAGACCTCGCGCATCACGGACCTCGTCGAGCAGAGCGTCGAGCGCGGCGAGTTCGAGGACTACGAGGCCGGCATGGACGCGTGGTCGCAGGGCATCCCGCTGGAGCGGGTGGGCGACCCCTCGGAACTCGGCGAGACGGTCGCGTGGCTCTGTTCGGACGCCGCGAGTTACGTCACCGGCACCGCCATCCCCGTCGACGGCGGGTCGATGCGCTCGGTCTGAACGTGGCGCTCCCCGACCCGACGACGCTCGTGGCGTTCGTCCCGGCCGCCGTCGCGTTGATACTGGCGCCCGGACCGGACACGGTCTACGTCCTCGGGCGTGGTATGCGCGACGGGACGCGGCCGGGCGTAGCGGGCGCGGCGGGCGTCGCCACGGGCGTCCTCGTCCACGCCACCGCGGCCGCGCTCGGACTGGCGGCGCTGTTCCGTGCGGTGCCTGCCGCCTACACCGCCGTCCGCGTCGCCGGCGGCGTCTACCTCCTGTTCCTCGCGGTCCGGACGCTACGCTCGGGCGAGGCGTTCACCGTCTCCGCCGGCGACGAGTCGCCCGCACGCGGCCCGGCGCGGAGCTACGCAGGCGGCCTGCTGGTGAACGTGCTGAACCCGAAGGTGGCGCTGTTCTTCCTCGCGTTCCTCCCCCAGTTCCTCGGACCGGACGCGGGGGTGGTCGAACCCCTCGGTCTCGGGGCCGTGTACGCACTCCTGACGGTGGGCTACCTCGGTGGGGTGGCGTGGTTCGCCGAGTCGGTCGGTGCCGGCCTCGGGGCGCGCCCACGGGTCGGCCGAGCGCTCCACCTGCTGACGGCGGCCGTCCTCGGCGCGTTCGGGGGGTGGGCGCTCGTGGACGCTCACTCGCGGCCGTAGCCGGCGACGGAGGCTACTCCTCACCGTAGACGGCGTCCCACACCTCGCGGACCCGCTGGCTCTCGGCTTTCGGCACCACGAGCACCCGGCCCTCGTAGGCCGCGACGACGAGGTCCGAGACGCCGACGGCGGCGACGTGACTCCCCTCGTCCGTCGCGAGGACACACCCCTCGGCGTCGACGGGGAGGGCGTTCCCGTCGACGACGGTGCCCGACTCGTCGGCGTCGAGGACGCGGGCGAGCGCGTCCCACGTCCCGAGGTCGTCCCACGCGGACGAGACGGCGACGAGGTAGACGTCCTCGGCGTCCTCCATCACGCCGTAGTCGACGCTGACGGCCTCGCAGGCGGCGAACGGCTCGGGGTCGCCGGCGTCGAGGGCATCGACGAGTGGTTCGAGGGGCGTCCCCTCGCAGGCCCGGAGGAGGGCCGCGGGCGTCCACGCGAAGATGCCGGCGTTCCACCGGTAGCCCGCCTCGCGGTAGCGAGCGGCCGTCTCGGCGTCCGGTTTCTCGACGAACGCCTCGACGCGGTTGACCCCCTCGCCCCTCGCCTCGCCCGGCTTCAGGTAGCCGTAGCCGGTGGCCGGACGGGTGGGCTCGACGCCCATCGTGACGAGGCCGCCGGTCTCGCGGGCCGTCGCCGCGGCCCGCTCGGCCGCCGTGGCGAACGCCGCGTCGTCGCCGACGTGGTGGTCGCTCGGGAGACAGACGAGCGTCTCCGCCCGGCCGCGGAGGCGGTGGGCGGCGTAGACCAGCGCCGGCCCGGTGTCCTTCGGTTCGGGCTCGACGAACACCTCGGCGTCGACGAGGCCGCGCACCCGGTCGGCGTACGCCGGTCGAGTGAGGACCACCACCTCGTCGGCGAAGCGCTCGGCGCGGGCGACGGTCCGTTCGAGGAGGGAACGTTCGCCACCGACGGCGCGGAACTGCTTGGGCGTCTCGGGGCTGCTGGCGGGGTAGAGTCGCGTCCCCCGTCCGCCCGCGAGGACCACGGCGACGGTGTCAGGGTTCGACATGCCCGAGCGTCGGCGGGCGAGTACAAGAGCGTGGGTGCCGGCCGACCGCCGGTACGCCAGACGGATTTAAACCTCGGGGTGGCGTAACCATCGGTAACCGTGTGTACGCTCATCCTCGCGTGGCAGGCCTTCGAGGACACCCCGGTCGCCGTGGCGGCGAACCGCGACGAGGCCGACGGCCGGCCGGCCGAGCCGCCGCAGGTCTGGGAGTCGAACCCGGGGGCCCGGTTCGTCGCCCCACGCGACGCGGAGGCCGGCGGGACCTGGATCGGGTACAACGAGCGCGGCCTGTTCGTCGGCATCACCAACCGGTGGCAGAACGTCGACGACCTCGCCAGCGAGCGCTCGCGTGGCCTGCTGGTCCGCGACGCCCTCGAACGCGAGAGCGCGAGCGAGGCGCGCCGGCACGTCGAGACCGAACTCGACGCCCGCGAGTACCAGCCGTTCCACCTCGTCCTCGCCGACGCCGAGGCGGCGTACTTCCTCGAGTGGAACGGAGAGGTTCGCGTCCGTGCGTTCGACCCCGGTGTCCACGTCGTCGTCAACGTCGGCGCCGACGGCGAGTACTTCGTCCCCGACCGACGGCCCGAGGTGGGCGAA includes the following:
- a CDS encoding sulfatase-like hydrolase/transferase, translated to MTERNVALVCLEAVRADAFAVHAERLAALADVTFAECRAASSWAVPSHASMFTGRLPHEHGVHAFAPDFSAVDRSATFLAGLDHRAVGVSANRDVGSSSGLDTWFDTFVDVDPTQRYPWGLDAESFRLDYDGALPRPVGALAAALGHEHPVASLANLGALGLRDRAERSDRPVPADDGMRVIERAVDRELVDGDDGTEPWFLFVDAMDAHAPHRRLGLPEFTDLAVPDGWSYTESDAPAYLQHPDQYAADVDHLRACYDASVRYLDRRVAALAERLVTASDRPTTVVVTAAHGEHLLYPGDEGRLGHVGSLGEGLLRVPLLVVNPPAGYPDRVAAPVSHLALPDLLVGLAGSETPDVTADRTVAEVVGPAPGSEGLDGVPPGEWDRAIRCAVDGTAKFCWDSLGNRRRYEVTGPNDQSDPEVAPPPDWGRDRFREDEESVAAFRERVESGAGPEPPC
- the aceA gene encoding isocitrate lyase; protein product: MIRDVDNQAAREFRQKLDEQDFVFAPGIYHALDARLAEMAGLDAAYMSGYSTVLGQFGFPDLEMVTMTEMVENAKRIVEATNLPVVADCDTGYGGIHNVRRAVREYEKAGVAAVHIEDQTTPKRCGHIAGKQIVSREDAKARFSAAVDAKQDEDTFIIARTDAYGSANGDWEEHLERGRIYADAGVDMVWPEMPDPSRQDAVNYAETIHETHPDLKLAFNYSSSFAWSQEDDPLTFQELGDLGYEYIFITLFALHSGAHSVYEDFKKLAEGDEEGQFDLEQRYLGHETESHHELSFVSRFQDIEAQFDPAAKERMEKSAGFSEDESDPISSQNDDD
- a CDS encoding response regulator, with translation MSSTNAPIHVLYVDDDPALVDLVGEYLEREVERLEVDTATDVDEALERFHDPDEQIDCIVSDHEMSGMDGLAFLRAVRETDPHLPFLIYTGRGSEEVAQEAISQGVTDYMQKARGMAQYAVLANRIVQAVEKYRAERDTRRRLLALETAWQGICIVDRGGEVEYANSAFLDLYGYREDQLLGRPWEELYPAAEAERLREEVLPRLQDTGGWAGESVGLHETGETFPQTMSVAELPDGGFVAAADHLDRTREDGRATLGEEAED
- a CDS encoding TRAM domain-containing protein, with translation MPDCPLADQCPSFSERIEGMGCMHYGDRGGAEWCQHYNQPIRDLKQQPVTPGEEVVVEVTDIHESGAGVGRTEDGFIVMVDGLLPEARAKVRITRVHSNHATGEEVERLPLDPEEDEEGVEPVEPDDEAESDDDAAEADADGETDEDEEEERQRPRHSRRERLGSRDNFWGN
- a CDS encoding Tfx family DNA-binding protein, whose amino-acid sequence is MSERLDPDPLLDRIGFDPETSVLTRRQAEVLALREQGHAQAQIADRLGTSRANISSIEASARENVRKARETVAFAEALRAPVRLAVERGTDLYDVPRMVYEACDDAGVKVNRTAPELMKLVSDEAGDAVQGRKVQRSITVGVTSEGHVQVRPTGGRLDQ
- a CDS encoding SDR family oxidoreductase produces the protein MDLGLDGDAALVTAGSSGLGLASAEAFATAGADVAVCGRTPEHLESARESLESLGDGDVLAVEADITDREQVEAFVDETVDAFDGLDHVVTSAGGPRSGPFLDMDDEDFYHAYDLLVMSVVWTTRAAHPHLAAGDDAGSVVNITSRSVQEVIDGLVLSNSVRRAVIGLMKTQADEFAPDVRVNAVLPGAHETSRITDLVEQSVERGEFEDYEAGMDAWSQGIPLERVGDPSELGETVAWLCSDAASYVTGTAIPVDGGSMRSV
- a CDS encoding LysE family translocator, translating into MALPDPTTLVAFVPAAVALILAPGPDTVYVLGRGMRDGTRPGVAGAAGVATGVLVHATAAALGLAALFRAVPAAYTAVRVAGGVYLLFLAVRTLRSGEAFTVSAGDESPARGPARSYAGGLLVNVLNPKVALFFLAFLPQFLGPDAGVVEPLGLGAVYALLTVGYLGGVAWFAESVGAGLGARPRVGRALHLLTAAVLGAFGGWALVDAHSRP
- a CDS encoding mannose-1-phosphate guanylyltransferase — protein: MSNPDTVAVVLAGGRGTRLYPASSPETPKQFRAVGGERSLLERTVARAERFADEVVVLTRPAYADRVRGLVDAEVFVEPEPKDTGPALVYAAHRLRGRAETLVCLPSDHHVGDDAAFATAAERAAATARETGGLVTMGVEPTRPATGYGYLKPGEARGEGVNRVEAFVEKPDAETAARYREAGYRWNAGIFAWTPAALLRACEGTPLEPLVDALDAGDPEPFAACEAVSVDYGVMEDAEDVYLVAVSSAWDDLGTWDALARVLDADESGTVVDGNALPVDAEGCVLATDEGSHVAAVGVSDLVVAAYEGRVLVVPKAESQRVREVWDAVYGEE
- a CDS encoding NRDE family protein; translated protein: MCTLILAWQAFEDTPVAVAANRDEADGRPAEPPQVWESNPGARFVAPRDAEAGGTWIGYNERGLFVGITNRWQNVDDLASERSRGLLVRDALERESASEARRHVETELDAREYQPFHLVLADAEAAYFLEWNGEVRVRAFDPGVHVVVNVGADGEYFVPDRRPEVGERQARDTDRVIEAIEPRDGETAAEWTERARAILGDHEYGRCIHGDGFGTKSSTVLRVGPSGGAVAHAEGKPCETPFERIETPF